In a genomic window of Cytobacillus sp. FSL H8-0458:
- a CDS encoding NupC/NupG family nucleoside CNT transporter → MSFIWGILGIVTVLGIAFLLSSNRKAINLRTILGGLAIQFAFAFAVLKWDLGKKALEKLTFAVNDIVSYANEGVNFLFGGLFQEGSGVGFVFAFQVLTVVIFFSSLISVLYYTGIMQIIIKVIGGGLAKLLGTSKAESISAAANIFVGQTEAPLIVRPFISKMTKSELFAVMTGGLASVAGSVLIGYSLLGVPLEYLLAASFMAAPAGLVMAKMMMPETEKSETTDDITIEKDTQSVNIVDAAARGASDGLMLALNIGAMLLAFIALVALINGIIGFAGGLFGLENLTLEMILGFIFAPLAFAVGVPWAEAVQAGGYIGQKLVLNEFVAYSAFAPEISSLSPKTVAVVSFALCGFANISSMAILLGGLGNLAPDRRNDIAKLGIRAVIAGALASLLSAAIAGMLI, encoded by the coding sequence ATGAGTTTTATCTGGGGTATATTGGGGATTGTGACCGTATTGGGGATAGCTTTCCTTCTTTCATCAAATCGCAAAGCGATCAATTTACGTACAATTCTTGGCGGTCTTGCCATTCAGTTTGCCTTTGCCTTTGCCGTACTTAAATGGGATCTTGGGAAAAAGGCACTGGAAAAATTAACTTTTGCAGTAAATGACATTGTGAGTTATGCCAATGAAGGAGTTAACTTTCTCTTTGGAGGCCTGTTCCAGGAGGGTTCAGGTGTTGGGTTCGTATTTGCTTTTCAAGTCCTGACAGTTGTTATTTTCTTCTCTTCCCTAATCTCTGTTCTATATTATACAGGGATCATGCAAATTATTATTAAAGTCATTGGCGGAGGCCTTGCTAAGCTGCTTGGAACAAGTAAGGCAGAATCGATTTCTGCCGCTGCCAATATTTTTGTCGGACAGACAGAGGCACCTCTTATCGTCCGCCCTTTCATCAGCAAAATGACAAAGTCAGAATTATTCGCTGTCATGACAGGCGGTTTGGCTTCCGTAGCAGGTTCTGTTCTAATAGGTTATTCATTGCTTGGCGTTCCACTGGAATACCTGCTTGCAGCAAGTTTTATGGCAGCTCCTGCTGGCCTTGTTATGGCTAAAATGATGATGCCTGAAACTGAGAAATCTGAAACAACTGATGATATTACCATTGAAAAAGATACACAATCTGTCAATATCGTGGATGCTGCGGCCCGTGGTGCGAGTGATGGTTTAATGCTTGCCTTAAATATTGGTGCCATGCTTCTTGCTTTCATTGCTTTAGTTGCGTTAATTAATGGAATCATTGGTTTTGCAGGCGGACTTTTCGGTCTTGAAAACTTAACACTTGAAATGATTCTAGGCTTTATATTTGCCCCACTTGCATTTGCAGTTGGAGTCCCTTGGGCTGAAGCTGTACAGGCTGGCGGGTATATCGGCCAAAAGCTTGTGTTGAATGAATTCGTTGCTTACTCAGCTTTTGCTCCTGAAATCAGCAGCCTGTCTCCTAAGACTGTTGCAGTAGTAAGCTTCGCGCTTTGCGGCTTTGCGAACATTTCCTCTATGGCCATCCTTTTGGGCGGCCTCGGCAACCTGGCTCCTGACCGCAGGAATGATATTGCCAAGCTTGGCATCCGTGCAGTAATAGCTGGAGCTCTTGCCTCTCTACTAAGTGCAGCGATTGCAGGAATGTTAATTTAA
- a CDS encoding YjcZ family sporulation protein, with amino-acid sequence MGAGAGYGGGFALIVVLFILLIIVGAAYVGWGY; translated from the coding sequence ATGGGTGCAGGCGCAGGATATGGCGGCGGTTTTGCTTTAATCGTTGTCCTGTTTATACTTCTAATCATTGTTGGTGCTGCTTACGTTGGCTGGGGATATTAA
- a CDS encoding YozQ family protein, with translation MNKKDNNDVTNIAGRFYETEDYKRNDQLSSGLATTHEQVSDTYMEGQADAVIEDVVGVDISIPRKGYDE, from the coding sequence ATGAATAAAAAAGACAATAATGATGTCACGAATATTGCTGGCAGATTTTATGAAACTGAGGATTATAAAAGAAATGATCAGCTTTCATCAGGACTCGCAACAACTCATGAGCAGGTAAGTGACACCTATATGGAAGGGCAGGCGGATGCCGTTATTGAGGATGTAGTTGGCGTGGATATTTCCATTCCCCGTAAAGGGTATGATGAATAA